A part of Phoenix dactylifera cultivar Barhee BC4 chromosome 2, palm_55x_up_171113_PBpolish2nd_filt_p, whole genome shotgun sequence genomic DNA contains:
- the LOC103699723 gene encoding LOW QUALITY PROTEIN: UDP-glycosyltransferase 86A1-like (The sequence of the model RefSeq protein was modified relative to this genomic sequence to represent the inferred CDS: inserted 1 base in 1 codon; deleted 2 bases in 1 codon) — protein MAEQGQKPHALIIAYPLQGHIIPVVHLAIKLASKGFTITFANTEAVLHQTTQAHNSDDIFAGARASGLDIRYELVSDGLPVSFDRSLNHEQFMASLLHVLSAHVEELMQKLLHASPPITCLITDTFFVWPSTIAKKFGIPYVSFWTEAAIIFTLYYHMNLLKKNGHFASLENRKDTITYIPXVPMIEPTELMSYLQETDTSSVGHQIIFKSFEEAKGADFVLCNTVQELEPTTIWALQKEKPFYAIGPIFPAGFTKSTVATSLWTESDCSQWLRTKPAGSVLYISFGSYAHVSKRDLEEIAYGILGSKANFKWGLRPDIVSSDDPERLPRGFLEESHGRGIVVQWCCQIEVLSHTSIGGFLTHCGWNSILESIWCAVPLLCFPLLTDQFTNRKLVVQDWRIGVGIGELNAVRRKDISKKIDSMMGGEIGDQARKEIKKVRKALESALAPDGSSQKNFDQFIKDLMKHGSEIKANGK, from the exons ATGGCGGAACAAGGCCAGAAGCCCCACGCCCTTATCATCGCCTATCCCCTCCAAGGCCACATCATCCCCGTCGTCCACCTCGCCATCAAGCTGGCTTCCAAAGGCTTCACCATCACCTTTGCGAACACAGAAGCCGTCCTCCACCAGACCACCCAAGCCCACAACTCCGACGACATCTTCGCCGGTGCCCGTGCATCCGGCCTCGACATCCGCTACGAGCTTGTCAGCGACGGCCTTCCCGTCTCCTTCGACCGATCCCTCAACCATGAACAATTCATGGCCTCCCTTCTCCACGTCCTCTCGGCCCATGTCGAGGAGCTCATGCAAAAGCTTTTGCATGCCAGCCCCCCGATCACCTGCCTCATCACCGACACCTTCTTCGTCTGGCCCTCCACCATagccaagaagtttggcataCCTTATGTCTCCTTCTGGACCGAGGCTGCCATCATCTTCACCCTCTACTACCACATGAACCTCCTTAAAAAAAATGGCCACTTCGCTTCTCTTG AGAATCGCAAGGACACCATAACGTACATAC GAGTGCCGATGATCGAGCCAACCGAACTCATGTCATACCTCCAAGAGACCGATACGTCTTCCGTGGGGCACCAAATAATCTTCAAATCGTTCGAAGAAGCCAAAGGGGCGGACTTCGTACTATGCAACACGGTGCAAGAGCTCGAGCCAACGACCATCTGGGCACTGCAGAAGGAGAAGCCATTCTATGCCATCGGTCCGATCTTTCCGGCGGGCTTCACCAAGAGCACCGTCGCGACGAGCTTGTGGACGGAGTCGGATTGCTCTCAATGGCTTCGTACT AAGCCGGCAGGCTCCGTCCTGTACATTTCTTTTGGGAGCTACGCTCATGTGAGCAAGAGAGACTTGGAGGAGATAGCATATGGGATTTTAGGCAGCAAGGCGAACTTTAAATGGGGCcttagaccagacatcgtgagCTCCGACGATCCCGAGCGATTGCCGAGAGGATTCTTAGAGGAGAGTCATGGGAGAGGGATCGTCGTTCAGTGGTGCTGCCAAATAGAAGTGCTGTCGCACACTTCGATCGGAGGCTTCTTGACGCATTGTGGGTGGAATTCGATATTGGAAAGCATATGGTGCGCCGTCCCGTTGCTATGTTTTCCGCTGCTGACCGATCAGTTCACAAACAGGAAGTTGGTCGTCCAGGATTGGAGGATCGGTGTCGGAATTGGAGAGCTTAATGCTGTGAGGAGGAAGGATATCTCGAAGAAAATCGACAGCATGATGGGAGGAGAAATTGGGGACCAAGCCAGGAAGGAGATCAAGAAGGTGAGGAAGGCCCTCGAGAGTGCACTCGCTCCTGACGGCTCGTCGCAGAAAAACTTTGATCAATTTATTAAGGATCTAATGAAGCATGGCTCGGAAATAAAAGCTAATGGAAAATGA